The genomic DNA GGCAAACTTCACATTAGCCTCGGCTGCCTGCTCTGATCCATCCCAGCGGCCAGCCTGCTGCCGCTACATCAATGCTCTCGTCGCCATTTCCATTGCTCGCTACACCAATGCCACCGGTAGGCTGGGCGTCCCTCCTGCCTTTGCAGAGATCTGTCTCAGCTCAGTGTCCGAAACATTCAAGCTGCGGGGCATCCCCACTGACGCGGATGTCTTTTGCGGGCTAGGCCCAAAAATAAGGGTTTCATATCAGTGCGCTGGACGGGATACTGTGCTGGAAATGATGCAATCCCCGAATTTCAATGATGTTATTGGAAGCTGCAGGGGGGCTCTATCACTGGATATCACCTGCAAGACTTGCTTGAATTATGGCATTGTGTACCTTCATCGCCTCATCGGTTCAGATGATAATGTTGCCCTGAGTGTGTGCCGCAATGCAATTTTTGTAACGCTTGCGACTCAAGAGGGTTTTCTTTCATATGACGAGATTGTCACATGCTTCTTTGGTGTCCAAGGAATCACCACTTTTCCAGGTATAACTATTAGTACATTTTTGTGTTTGATTGATGACCACCCAGTTATTTGTTTCTGACTCTGGGAGCACACCAGGACCATCCTCTGTCACATCTACTCCAGCATCCTCTCCAAATGTCACTGTTGATTCTCCAGCGCCAAGGATCAAGAGTATTCCACAGAAACATCAGCAGCATTATCGGATTACAGCTATTCCAGGGATAGGGATAGGGGTTATATTGCTTGCCGTGCTTCTGCAGATCATATTAGTGGTACTGATTCGTAAAAAGAGCAAAGAGCTTAAGAATGCTGAATTCCCTGCTCAGAATCAAGAGAACACATTTCATCACAACCAATCCTGGAGATACCCTGAAGGTTTGTGCACAAACTtccatctattatcttattatttggccaacaaacggagcctccacgttcgctctcaaggcctaaaaattcccacgttaatcggagaaaaatataaaaataaaaattacccaccactgccattatgataaaattagccttaaatacccctgtgcctaactaaaaatcacccaccaatgccattatgaaaaattaaatataaaataccatttagctatgtatcaattacaaacatatactattaataaaaactaaagctaacaacaatcaatcaaaataaaacaaaaataaatataattatatgcataatattattaaagctcaacaaatcaaattgttattatcgGTAGActatatttgaattgttttaaccaacaataaggcataatttacgataatgaataggtgatgtatggtaaaaaaatagtatattttttatgtaaggatacaacgacatgcatttttttgaattttcaatactagccgcgcaaatgcgcgggctatatgCCTAGTTCTACATAAGCTATAAGCCTataaccaaaacatgggacttTTTGTTCATGATCTCACCAATCATGTATATTGTACACAGCTAAGCTTATTGTTTCCGGTTATTATATCAATGTTGCCATGGGCGTCAGAAACTTGCATAGTGCCAACTGATTATGCTTTTCTGCATCAAACTTGTTGCAGGAAGCACAGAGAAATCGCAAAAAGGCTGTCTGTTATGTGTAATGTTGAGCCGATCTAGTTTTGCTGAAGCTTTGTTATGATAGGgagtaaaaaaaaactaaccagGTCATCTTATTTTACCTTTGTCTTTTTGATACAAACCTCTCTGTTTACCTTGTTCAGGCCAATCACCAATGTTCCAAAGGTATAGCTACAAAGAAACAACTAAAGCAACGGACAATTTCAGCACAGTTATTGGAAAGGGAGGTTTCGGAACTGTCTTCAAAGCTCAATTTAGTGATGCCTCTGTCGCCGCAGTGAAAAGGATGGACAAGGTTTCAAGACAAGCCGAAGAAGAGTTCTGTCGGGAAATGGAACTCTTGGCTAGGTTGCATCATCGTCATCTCGTGACCCTCAAGGGCTTCTGtattgaaaagaaagaaaggtaaaGCTGTTTCCTTTGCATCATTGTGAGTACTACATGTCATATGTAGTGATAGTGGTCATCTTACATTTGAATTTTCAGGTTTCTTGTATATGAATACATGGCGAACGGAAGCCTAAAAGATCACCTGCACTGTATGATTTCATTTATTTCAGATGTTGTCTATGTACAAAGCATATTGAATTGCTCTTTTgtgttctgaacttctgatttGAATTTGTAGCATCTGGAAGGAAGCCATTAAGCTGGCAGACTAGGCTACAGATTGCAATGGATGTGGCCAATGCTCTTGTAAGTTCGCTGCTGCAAATTGAACTGCTCTATCTGCCTTGTCTTTTGTCCATGCTTTAGTAAAACACCAGACAGTACCCATCAGTAATGAAGTAATCATACTGTTTTAATAACTACAGTATTTGACTTAGTTGATCTTTAGTTCAAACATTTTTCTTTAGTTTGCTCAGCCTAGGGCAGCATTGTTGCTTGCTTGCTGTTTACTGTACCCATTAAAATGGCTACAGCATCTGGATTACAAGCATTGAGCTGGGAGACTGGCGTACAGTTCACAGTGAAATTTCTCCCAAGAACAATATAGCTAATTATGGAAGTAGCACCAACTGTAGCTGGACATCTCTtgtccctcccttcctcccacTTTCATCCATAGCAACCACCCTTAGGTAAGAAATGCCATTAAGCTCCTGAATGTGTGATCATCGTATCAAATTCTGGAGAGCTGTTTGAGATATTTCTGGGAGATGGTCCCATCTCTGAAAGTCCTATTAGAAATTCAATAACAGAACTCATCCATTGGTGTGTGTACACTGTACTATATGAAGCATTTTGCACTCCTTTTGAAAGAGATGGTCCCTATCTGGAGGTCCTGTTTGAAAATTGGTTCAACAATTATTACATGTGGCGATAGTGTTTTGCCCCACTTGGTTTGTTCTAGCTGTGATACTTCAGTAACACTCAAGTTATTGTGCTTTCCTTGAGGTCCTGAAGAAGAATAAGAGTAATAGTTTTGTGGTGTTGAAGGAGGAAAATATATTGACTAGTGATACATGTACAACTCTATTTGTGTCTGCTGAGACTTCTGTGGGCCATAGTTCATGCTTGCCAGTTGGCCCTGCTAGCTCCTATCGTCTCTCCTGCACTTCACATGTATACTATCCTGGGGTTCTATAAGCTGCCTTTCGTcagttttttttgttcttgATTATGTGTGAAAGCTTCTTTTGATATGAATATTACTTCTTGACAGTGGATTTTCATGCCGTCTTCTTTTTTCAGGAGTATCTCCATTTCTTTTGTAACCCTCCACTCTGCCATAGAGACATCAAATCGAGCAACATTCTTTTAGATGAGCATTTTGTTGCCAAGGTATGGTCTTTTGGTGCCCTGATGTAACCGTTTATAAACCATGGTTATGCTTATGCTTGCTGAATGTTTCCTCATCTTATACTTAGGTTGCTGATTTTGGCCTTGCGCATGCATCAAGAACTGGGGCCATCAGCTTCGAAGCTGTGAACACAGATATACGAGGAACGCCAGGTTAGATTTTAGCAATTGAGTCTGCTAACACAACTATAGAGCGGAACAGTTTATATCCATGTTCAGTTTCAGTTAGTTGTCCACAGAAAATACATAGGAAATGTTGTAGGTGATGCTAGAATAGATTGCAGCTTAGGAACACAATCAAGAAAGGTTGATTGTTGAAAGCAAGCTAATGATAAGCCTGCTCATCTATCTCTTATAATGAATCAACTGCAGGGTACATGGATCCTGAATACGTGGTAACTCAAGAGTTGACAGAGAAGAGTGATATATACAGCTATGGTGTGCTTCTCCTGGAGCTTGTGACTGGACGGAGAGCAATCCAAGACAACAAGAACTTGGTTGAGTGGGCTCAGATGCACCTGTCCTCTGGAGTGATCTCCCCTGAAATGGTAGACCCGAGGATCAGGTCCGATATTGACATGGACCAGCTGCATCTGGTGATTGGCATTGTCCAGTGGTGCACCCAGAGAGAAGGGCGGCAGAGGCCATCCATCAGGCAGGTGCTGAGGATGCTCGCAGAGAGGCTGGATCCCGGCAATGGCAGCTTTGGTGAGGGAATGGAAGACGCCGAGGGGGGCTTTTATCCTCGGAGCAGCAAAAGTGGCGCCCAGCACCGGAACGAGCTGATCCCCCACAGCGGTGACATGAGGTCCCTGCATTCCTCATCGAGCACAACGAGATCTTACTGCAGCCGTAGCATGCTACTTGAAAGTGGGCAGACTCAATCGCCCCCAGAAACTCTATGACGAAATCTGCTTTCTGCTTTGACACAGGTGCAAAATTTTTGCCTGCTCATGATAATGTCAAGGGTTCTGTCAGGTTGGGTACATGTTGACGCTGAAGCGGCTCATGGTGTTGTGCAAGTTATATATACCAAGGTAGAGGCTCCTGTTGATGGGAATTTCAGTTGAGTCAGCTATATTTGTCCCAAGAAGTAGTAGTTGTAATGTAGAACTTGTTGTGCGtagcagaaaaagaaaaggatactGTAATTTGTGTGCTAGTTGAGGCGAAGCCAGGACAGAAGGTGGGAGGAAGAGCTGTTGTTTGATCCTGCTGGAAGCAGAAGAATGCAGGTCTGGTTTTGCAGAGACTGTTTGAGAAGGCAGCAGGGTTTAGCATTCTTTATAGAACATGGTGTTG from Panicum virgatum strain AP13 chromosome 7N, P.virgatum_v5, whole genome shotgun sequence includes the following:
- the LOC120681593 gene encoding probable receptor-like protein kinase At1g49730, whose translation is MPAPPLRRSSPIPLLLLLLFVSSPLFFSPSPAATAVGDCPLDFSWANFTLASAACSDPSQRPACCRYINALVAISIARYTNATGRLGVPPAFAEICLSSVSETFKLRGIPTDADVFCGLGPKIRVSYQCAGRDTVLEMMQSPNFNDVIGSCRGALSLDITCKTCLNYGIVYLHRLIGSDDNVALSVCRNAIFVTLATQEGFLSYDEIVTCFFGVQGITTFPGPSSVTSTPASSPNVTVDSPAPRIKSIPQKHQQHYRITAIPGIGIGVILLAVLLQIILVVLIRKKSKELKNAEFPAQNQENTFHHNQSWRYPEGQSPMFQRYSYKETTKATDNFSTVIGKGGFGTVFKAQFSDASVAAVKRMDKVSRQAEEEFCREMELLARLHHRHLVTLKGFCIEKKERFLVYEYMANGSLKDHLHSSGRKPLSWQTRLQIAMDVANALEYLHFFCNPPLCHRDIKSSNILLDEHFVAKVADFGLAHASRTGAISFEAVNTDIRGTPGYMDPEYVVTQELTEKSDIYSYGVLLLELVTGRRAIQDNKNLVEWAQMHLSSGVISPEMVDPRIRSDIDMDQLHLVIGIVQWCTQREGRQRPSIRQVLRMLAERLDPGNGSFGEGMEDAEGGFYPRSSKSGAQHRNELIPHSGDMRSLHSSSSTTRSYCSRSMLLESGQTQSPPETL